The Candidatus Zixiibacteriota bacterium genome contains a region encoding:
- a CDS encoding Gfo/Idh/MocA family oxidoreductase has protein sequence MIRIGIIGAGYWGPNLIRNFSLHDDAKVVAVADLREERLKLMSRLYPGLKLVTKNSDEILHSRDIDAVVIATPVSSHFPLGMEALSHGKHLLMEKPMTATFEQAEVLIETAHRHGLILMVDHTFVYTGAVSKIKEIITSGELGDIYYFDSVRVNLGLFQHDINVIWDLAPHDVSIMDFLIDRPVRTVSATGMAHFDNQIENIAYISVGFDANLLGHIHVNWLAPVKVRKTLICGSRKMIVYDDVEPSEKVKIYNKGIDYIRNREEVYNILVQYRTGDMMAPRIELTEALSLVAREFVYAIKEQRAPLTDGHAGLRVVKVLEGANQSLRAGGKVIKI, from the coding sequence ATGATTAGAATTGGCATTATAGGAGCCGGATACTGGGGACCTAATCTCATTAGAAATTTCTCTCTGCATGATGATGCAAAGGTTGTCGCCGTGGCTGACCTGAGAGAGGAGCGGCTCAAGCTGATGTCCCGTCTATACCCGGGACTGAAGCTGGTCACGAAGAACAGTGATGAAATCCTTCATTCCCGAGATATCGATGCCGTTGTCATAGCCACCCCGGTATCGTCACATTTCCCGCTAGGGATGGAAGCGCTCTCGCATGGAAAACATCTTCTGATGGAAAAGCCGATGACGGCGACTTTCGAACAGGCGGAAGTCCTCATTGAAACAGCCCATCGCCACGGATTGATACTGATGGTTGACCATACTTTTGTATATACCGGCGCCGTTAGTAAGATAAAAGAGATAATAACATCAGGAGAACTGGGGGATATTTATTACTTCGACTCAGTGCGGGTCAATCTGGGACTTTTTCAGCACGATATCAACGTTATCTGGGACCTTGCCCCCCACGATGTCTCCATCATGGACTTTCTGATTGACCGACCGGTAAGAACTGTCTCCGCCACCGGCATGGCGCATTTTGATAATCAGATTGAGAATATCGCCTATATTTCAGTTGGTTTTGACGCCAACCTGCTGGGGCATATTCATGTCAACTGGCTGGCGCCGGTAAAAGTGCGCAAGACTCTTATCTGCGGTTCCCGGAAGATGATTGTCTACGATGATGTGGAGCCGTCGGAAAAAGTTAAGATTTACAACAAGGGAATCGATTATATCCGAAACCGGGAGGAAGTCTATAATATACTGGTCCAGTACCGCACCGGCGATATGATGGCTCCCCGGATTGAACTGACGGAGGCTCTCAGCCTGGTCGCCAGGGAATTTGTATATGCCATTAAAGAGCAAAGAGCTCCGTTGACCGATGGTCACGCCGGGTTGAGAGTGGTCAAAGTCCTGGAAGGGGCAAATCAATCTTTGCGAGCCGGAGGAAAGGTGATTAAGATATGA
- a CDS encoding transferase, producing the protein MSDFKVVGDVKIYPGVIIGKGSIIYGPVVLGQPPRGKADGELSLVIGDNAIIRPFSTIYAGTSIGNNFQCGQGASIREDNIIGNNVSIGTNAVLEFENRIGDFCRVHSGSFLEMVTLGKYVFVGPNTVFTDDPHPMNCPKYKECGGGAIVGDLAKIGANCTFLPAVKIGKGALIGAGSVVVGDIPEMMVAAGNPARVIKSVLELKCTINAYDRPYLWPPYTDSEVE; encoded by the coding sequence ATGAGCGACTTTAAAGTCGTCGGCGATGTCAAAATCTATCCGGGGGTCATAATCGGCAAGGGTTCGATAATCTACGGTCCCGTCGTTCTGGGGCAGCCGCCGCGAGGCAAGGCTGACGGAGAGCTTTCGCTTGTTATAGGCGATAATGCCATAATTCGTCCCTTCAGCACCATCTATGCCGGCACGAGCATAGGCAACAATTTCCAATGCGGGCAGGGAGCATCAATTCGCGAAGACAATATTATCGGCAATAATGTCTCTATCGGAACCAATGCTGTGCTGGAATTCGAAAACAGGATAGGTGATTTCTGTCGCGTGCATTCCGGCAGTTTTCTGGAGATGGTGACTCTCGGGAAATATGTCTTTGTGGGACCAAACACGGTATTTACCGATGACCCTCATCCCATGAACTGCCCTAAGTATAAAGAATGCGGTGGGGGAGCGATAGTGGGCGACTTAGCTAAAATCGGCGCCAACTGCACCTTTCTGCCGGCGGTGAAAATCGGGAAAGGGGCGCTGATTGGGGCGGGGTCCGTCGTAGTCGGTGATATTCCGGAAATGATGGTTGCCGCGGGAAACCCTGCCCGGGTTATCAAGTCTGTCCTCGAATTGAAGTGTACGATAAACGCCTACGATAGACCTTATCTCTGGCCTCCCTATACCGATTCTGAAGTTGAATAA
- a CDS encoding glycosyltransferase family 2 protein yields MIRSKTLVALFSFNEGEKLKNLVSRFPEEREYDLLFVDDGSQDGSYEFLKQNGFAVIRHETNQGIGCGIREAIGYGRENGYAVIVIMAANGKMQPGEISRLLAPIEREESDYVQGSRYLPGGRSPNLPLFRRVMIRLLTKIINLMTGFPGTDITCGFRAYRLNLFDDPRFQLHQPWLNAYEMEYYIQYHVLKGRYKVKEVPVSMVYPESGRNYSKIKPIIGWWSMLRPWIFLTLKLRK; encoded by the coding sequence ATGATTCGCTCCAAAACGCTGGTTGCCCTGTTCTCTTTTAATGAAGGGGAGAAACTCAAGAATTTAGTTTCTCGTTTTCCGGAAGAAAGAGAATATGATTTGCTATTTGTTGATGACGGCTCGCAGGATGGCAGCTATGAATTTCTCAAGCAGAACGGATTCGCTGTCATAAGGCACGAAACCAATCAGGGGATAGGTTGCGGCATCAGGGAGGCAATTGGATATGGTCGAGAGAATGGGTATGCCGTAATTGTCATTATGGCGGCAAACGGCAAAATGCAGCCGGGAGAGATTAGCCGTTTGCTTGCCCCGATTGAGAGAGAAGAGAGCGATTATGTTCAGGGGTCGCGCTATCTGCCCGGCGGACGCTCCCCGAATCTTCCGCTGTTTCGACGAGTGATGATTAGATTATTGACGAAAATAATAAATCTTATGACCGGTTTCCCGGGGACCGATATAACCTGCGGTTTCCGGGCATATCGTCTCAATCTCTTTGACGACCCCCGCTTTCAGCTTCACCAACCCTGGCTCAATGCCTATGAAATGGAGTACTATATTCAATATCATGTCCTCAAGGGCAGATATAAAGTCAAAGAAGTGCCGGTCTCAATGGTTTATCCTGAATCCGGGAGAAACTACAGCAAAATCAAGCCTATCATAGGCTGGTGGTCGATGCTCCGTCCCTGGATATTCCTTACTCTGAAACTTCGCAAATGA
- a CDS encoding LuxR C-terminal-related transcriptional regulator, which yields MTDRDKSVFYEVMVNRLLLESFPEEKSLFFDEESDPADFSRKEKLRKKVVWHISHSLSKRQKEVIRLYLMGKKEAEIGAILGVKQQVVNIYKRRAINRLRNKMRFRPVC from the coding sequence ATGACCGATCGGGACAAATCAGTTTTTTATGAGGTCATGGTCAATCGACTCCTGCTGGAGTCATTTCCGGAAGAAAAATCGTTGTTTTTCGACGAAGAAAGCGACCCGGCTGATTTTTCAAGGAAAGAGAAACTGCGTAAGAAAGTAGTCTGGCATATCAGTCATTCCTTGTCTAAAAGGCAAAAAGAGGTTATCCGGTTGTATCTGATGGGAAAGAAGGAAGCGGAAATCGGGGCGATACTGGGAGTCAAGCAGCAAGTTGTGAATATTTATAAAAGGCGTGCCATCAATCGGTTACGCAACAAGATGCGCTTCCGCCCTGTATGTTAA
- a CDS encoding rhodanese-like domain-containing protein, with amino-acid sequence MASRLRQSLLIIILSAAFAVATNSFSPNRIPWVGSWPSISGSDSIIVPPSYVEGDPPFISLDDAAAKYQSRGVVFIDARLPEDYAAGHIKGAVNLPFDYLDQYYDQVLSEYGPSDEFVIYCSGEECELSLHLGRYMMSKGFSKVFVFFGGWREWEKARLPVEAAD; translated from the coding sequence ATGGCATCAAGGTTACGACAGTCACTGCTCATAATAATCCTGTCGGCGGCTTTTGCCGTCGCCACTAATTCATTCTCTCCCAACAGGATTCCCTGGGTCGGAAGCTGGCCGTCGATTTCCGGCTCCGATTCCATTATTGTCCCCCCTTCTTATGTTGAAGGAGACCCCCCTTTCATTTCGCTTGATGATGCCGCCGCTAAATATCAGTCTCGCGGAGTGGTTTTCATCGACGCCCGTCTACCGGAGGACTACGCTGCCGGGCATATCAAAGGGGCGGTGAATCTCCCTTTCGACTACCTTGACCAGTACTACGACCAGGTGCTGTCAGAATACGGACCATCAGATGAATTCGTAATCTACTGCTCCGGGGAAGAGTGCGAGCTGTCGCTTCATCTGGGAAGATATATGATGTCCAAAGGGTTTTCCAAAGTCTTTGTCTTTTTTGGCGGCTGGCGCGAATGGGAGAAAGCCAGGCTGCCGGTGGAGGCAGCCGACTGA
- a CDS encoding MauE/DoxX family redox-associated membrane protein, whose amino-acid sequence MNRRFLDNDYLTLLIRLIVGGIFIYASLDKITNPAQFARIVYNYHLLPATLINIFALMLPWVELLCGIFLVVGYKQEGSVLILNLLVLAFIAALTVNLFRGVNIECGCFTVSSKAKSNIIDLLLRDIGLLALTLYLFFSRSRRFALSPSDKQIRVS is encoded by the coding sequence ATGAATCGCAGATTTCTGGACAACGACTATTTGACCTTGCTAATTCGACTCATTGTCGGGGGGATATTTATCTATGCCTCCCTGGATAAAATCACTAATCCGGCGCAATTCGCCCGCATTGTTTACAACTACCATCTTTTGCCAGCCACTCTGATTAACATCTTCGCGCTTATGCTTCCCTGGGTTGAGCTTTTATGCGGCATCTTTCTGGTAGTAGGTTATAAGCAGGAAGGCAGCGTACTTATTCTCAACCTTCTGGTTCTTGCCTTTATAGCGGCGCTGACGGTCAATCTATTCAGAGGGGTGAATATTGAATGCGGCTGCTTTACGGTCAGTTCCAAAGCCAAGAGCAACATTATTGACCTCCTGCTGAGAGATATAGGACTGCTGGCGCTGACCCTTTATCTTTTCTTCAGCCGCTCGCGACGCTTTGCCCTTTCCCCCTCCGATAAACAGATCCGCGTTTCATAA
- a CDS encoding dockerin type I repeat-containing protein, whose translation MSMRYGLNIAAVSLLLIWGIFGVFGIGSLAGESPYKSGGVIEAIDRAADAGVITQGERLVYRLQAVMSPERLPAEFKTESQPLLKCGTSIVEEVVSNWETLTPEQQALAASYFARPSTESTYLSQSGHFLIHYNVTGSEAVPLADNDLSLIPDYVERIGLFADSCRSYYHTGLGYLPVPPDGDGIYDIYLLRIGAYGLTVREGVGDSSWNDYSSYIQIHCSFDGFPENDDPAGRVVGAQKVTCAHEYYHAVQLAYDGLEDIWWMECAATFFEEVSYPEVNDNYNYLPYFYNYPDTSLTVSTGLHMYGSFVWPQFLTKKFGLNVQKSIWEYCRYHNSLTAIDSALAKIGSGMKPAFAEFAAWNYFTGYRHDTPFLDSGADYPLVPLEQVIPSYPFSGITSLKPPDGLGASYLFSYVNTANNGLLRIDFDGANTVEWGFSYARFKNNSREIFYNVPIDYLGRTSAGVYDFVIYDSMLFVPTVVSQWQNNNQFSFSTVICPFGDVNASGELNILDVTYLLGYIYKGGPAPKYDLRMGDMNCNGIINILDVSYLINHLYRTGAPPCLYRP comes from the coding sequence ATGAGTATGCGCTACGGTTTAAATATCGCCGCTGTTAGTCTATTGCTGATATGGGGAATTTTTGGAGTATTTGGAATTGGCAGTCTCGCTGGAGAATCTCCATATAAGTCGGGGGGAGTAATCGAAGCAATCGACCGGGCTGCCGATGCCGGAGTGATTACACAAGGGGAGAGGCTGGTTTATCGGCTTCAGGCTGTCATGTCTCCAGAAAGGCTGCCGGCTGAGTTTAAGACCGAATCACAGCCGTTGCTCAAATGCGGGACATCCATAGTGGAAGAGGTCGTATCAAACTGGGAGACTCTCACCCCGGAACAGCAGGCCCTGGCGGCATCATATTTCGCCCGCCCTTCCACGGAATCGACATATCTGTCACAGTCAGGTCACTTCCTTATTCATTACAATGTCACCGGCTCAGAGGCGGTCCCGCTGGCTGATAATGACCTCAGTCTTATTCCGGATTATGTTGAGAGAATCGGCTTGTTTGCCGACAGTTGCCGTTCCTATTACCATACCGGACTCGGGTATCTTCCCGTCCCGCCGGATGGCGATGGCATTTATGACATCTACCTGCTCCGAATCGGCGCCTACGGTCTTACCGTCCGCGAGGGGGTAGGTGATTCCTCCTGGAACGATTACAGCTCATATATACAGATTCATTGCAGTTTTGACGGATTCCCTGAGAATGATGACCCGGCTGGACGGGTGGTCGGGGCGCAAAAGGTAACTTGTGCCCATGAATACTACCACGCGGTCCAGCTGGCGTATGATGGTCTTGAAGACATATGGTGGATGGAATGCGCCGCGACCTTTTTTGAGGAAGTCTCATATCCGGAAGTGAATGATAATTATAATTATCTTCCTTATTTTTATAATTATCCCGATACCTCACTTACTGTCTCGACTGGACTTCATATGTATGGAAGTTTTGTCTGGCCCCAATTTCTTACCAAGAAGTTCGGACTTAATGTGCAGAAGTCGATATGGGAGTATTGCCGTTACCACAATTCCCTGACGGCGATTGATTCGGCCCTGGCGAAGATTGGCTCCGGGATGAAGCCGGCATTTGCCGAATTCGCCGCCTGGAATTATTTCACCGGATACCGTCACGATACCCCTTTTCTGGACAGCGGAGCCGATTATCCGCTGGTCCCGCTTGAACAGGTTATACCTTCCTACCCCTTCAGCGGTATAACATCCTTAAAACCTCCCGATGGGCTTGGCGCCAGTTATCTTTTCAGTTATGTCAATACTGCAAACAATGGCCTTCTCCGGATTGATTTTGACGGCGCCAATACGGTCGAATGGGGTTTTTCATATGCCCGATTCAAGAACAACAGCAGAGAGATATTCTACAATGTCCCGATAGACTATCTTGGAAGGACCTCCGCCGGCGTTTATGACTTTGTCATATATGATTCGATGCTCTTTGTGCCGACGGTCGTATCGCAGTGGCAGAATAACAATCAGTTTTCCTTCTCCACCGTGATTTGCCCTTTTGGTGATGTCAACGCTTCGGGGGAACTGAATATCCTGGATGTCACCTACCTGTTGGGGTATATTTATAAGGGCGGTCCCGCCCCCAAATATGACCTCAGGATGGGGGATATGAATTGCAATGGAATAATCAACATTCTTGACGTATCATATCTGATTAATCACTTATACCGGACCGGAGCGCCTCCCTGTCTTTACCGGCCTTAG